From Quercus lobata isolate SW786 chromosome 1, ValleyOak3.0 Primary Assembly, whole genome shotgun sequence, one genomic window encodes:
- the LOC115981393 gene encoding pentatricopeptide repeat-containing protein At4g28010: protein MKFHCTLKMISKTLLNPHTKSYTHIPSDIYALNVYFKFKFFSSMPALTSSHTDIETQLRSLCEKPNSQFSEAVSLFHRAVDSSLLPSGSTCNFLIDALTKSKNFDLAFLVYSKMTQVGISPSFISLSGLIECFLSIRKPEFAIGVLGLMVKRGYRVNVFGVNLILKGLCQNNKVGKAMVLFREVGRNCVSLDIFSYNVIINGLCKAKKLKEAVHLFVEMEAVGCHPNLVTYTTLVDCLCKDGRADEAVGLLEEMKKKGLDADVVLYSALISGLCNEGSFDRGKELFDEMLAKGIFPNVITYTCLMHCLCKMGRWKEAIAMLNDMTEHGIRPDVVTYTGLIDGLCKDGRATQAMDLLDLMLKKGVEPNTVTYNVMINGLCKEGGVGDAFKILEMMTKKGKKPDVVTYNTLLVGLCADGQVDEAMKLLKLMLKDENFVEPDVTIFNSLIQGFYKEGFLDGAVEVYHMMVERGISGSIVTYNFLIGVYLKAGIVDDALELWKHALNLGFAPNSTTYSIMINGFCKMHMLSFAKGLFSKMKACGLSPMVIDYNTLMASLCKEGSLGQARVLFQELRNATQGPDVVSFTTIIDGALKAGDFQSAKELLMDMLGMGLAPDYVTFSSLISRLSKLGQLDEAKSVFEKMIASGFTPDTFVYDSLLKGLASKGKTKEIIDLLRQMADEGVVLDSEIISTILTCLCDMSEDLNVMEILPNFSSEASKEASISCDKLLSKLNKAHPELKLCAA from the coding sequence ATGAAATTTCATTGTACACTCAAAATGATCTCAAAAACACTGTTAAACCCTCACACCAAGTCTTATACACATATCCCTTCTGATATTTATGCTCTCAATGTTTACTTCAAGTTCAAGTTCTTTTCTTCAATGCCAGCTCTTACTTCTTCACACACTGACATAGAAACCCAATTAAGGTCCCTCTGtgaaaaacccaattctcaatTCTCTGAGGCTGTTTCACTCTTTCACCGTGCTGTTGATTCTAGCCTACTGCCTTCTGGGTCAACCTGCAATTTCCTTATTGATGCCCTTACAAAGtcgaaaaattttgacttgGCCTTTTTGGTTTATAGTAAGATGACCCAAGTTGGTATTTCGCCGAGTTTTATATCTTTGAGTGGTTTAATTGAATGTTTTTTGAGTATCCGTAAGCCTGAATTTGCGATTGGGGTATTGGGGTTAATGGTGAAGCGTGGTTATAGGGTTAATGTGTTTGGTGTGAATCTTATATTAAAGGGGTTGTGTCAAAATAATAAGGTTGGGAAGGCGATGGTTTTGTTTCGTGAAGTGGGGAGAAATTGCGTATCGCTGGATATTTTTAGTTACAATGTCATTATAAATGGACTTTGCAAGGCGAAGAAATTGAAAGAGGCGGTACATTTGTTTGTTGAGATGGAGGCGGTGGGTTGTCACCCGAATTTGGTGACATACACAACATTGGTGGATTGTCTTTGTAAGGATGGTAGAGCTGATGAGGCGGTGGGTTTGTTGGAGGAGATGAAAAAGAAAGGTTTGGATGCAGACGTTGTTTTGTATAGTGCACTTATAAGTGGCCTTTGTAATGAAGGGAGTTTTGATAGAGGGAAAGAGCTTTTTGATGAGATGTTGGCAAAGGGAATTTTTCCCAATGTAATTACCTATACTTGTTTGATGCATTGCCTTTGTAAGATGGGGCGATGGAAAGAAGCCATTGCAATGCTGAATGACATGACAGAACATGGAATTCGCCCAGATGTTGTTACTTATACAGGGCTAATTGATGGGCTTTGCAAAGATGGGAGAGCTACACAAGCCATGGATTTGTTGGATTTGATGCTTAAGAAGGGTGTAGAGCCTAATACTGTAACATATAATGTTATGATTAATGGACTATGCAAGGAGGGCGGGGTTGGAGATGCTTTTAAGATACTGGAAATGATGACTAAGAAGGGGAAGAAGCCAGATGTGGTTACTTACAATACATTGCTGGTAGGTCTTTGTGCTGATGGGCAGGTTGATGAGGCAATGAAACTTTTGAAGTTGATGTTGAAGGATGAGAACTTTGTTGAACCAGATGTTACGATATTTAACTCATTAATCCAAGGATTCTATAAGGAAGGCTTCCTTGATGGGGCTGTGGAGGTCTATCATATGATGGTAGAAAGGGGGATCTCAGGTAGCATTGTAACTTATAATTTCTTGATTGGGGTTTATCTGAAGGCAGGAATAGTTGACGACGCCTTGGAACTCTGGAAACATGCACTGAACTTGGGATTTGCTCCAAACTCGACTACCTATAGTATTATGATTAATGGGTTCTGCAAAATGCATATGCTTAGTTTTGCTAAAGGACTTtttagtaaaatgaaagcttgtGGGCTTAGTCCTATGGTGATTGATTACAATACACTGATGGCATCCTTGTGCAAGGAAGGTAGTTTGGGGCAAGCTAGGGTGCTGTTTCAAGAACTGAGAAATGCAACTCAGGGACCAGATGTTGTATCATTTACTACAATAATTGATGGAGCTCTCAAAGCAGGAGATTTCCAATCTGCCAAGGAATTGCTAATGGACATGCTTGGAATGGGTTTAGCTCCTGATTATGTGACCTTTTCCTCATTGATAAGTAGATTGTCAAAACTTGGTCAATTGGATGAGGCTAAAAgtgtttttgagaaaatgatAGCTAGCGGTTTTACACCAGACACCTTTGTATATGATTCTTTACTAAAGGGCTTAGCCTCAAAGGGAAAAACCAAGGAAATCATTGACTTACTTCGTCAAATGGCAGATGAAGGTGTTGTTCTTGACTCAGAAATCATTTCTACCATCTTGACATGCCTTTGTGATATGTCAGAAGATCTTAATGTTATGGAGATTCTGCCGAATTTTTCCTCAGAAGCATCAAAAGAAGCAAGCATTTCATGTGATAAGCTTTTATCAAAACTGAATAAGGCTCACCCAGAACTTAAGTTATGTGCTGCATGA
- the LOC115949906 gene encoding uncharacterized protein LOC115949906, with protein MGKISKKNGGDPSKEVQWNSVMDDALVDTFLHQVIIGDRVNGTFTSKAYDDIVKELVEKFDMEINKDKVKNRQKTLKKNFHECYDIFKDGLSGFGWNDSLNMWIAEPEVWEPLIASKPAAKKWMTTPIPNYSKMAQLWAKDRVKGDHAETAKEKRARYAASTTIDEIDNLISQNEVSLENFEVENDQRSPEINVARSRVSSQDAMSSKSKKRRLAEDDELGNVISQSFDNVSKAIDRATEVMAKCFSKSYGAEVHTILGILDLDPISKTEAYIFLMENPTYKEMFLGCPDHERKCVLLTLMSRSKNLKKCRIFWPT; from the exons ATGGGTAAGATATCAAAGAAGAATGGTGGAGATCCAAGCAAAGAAGTACAATGGAATAGTGTTATGGATGATGCTTTAGTGGATACTTTTTTACATCAGGTGATCATAGGTGATAGAGTTAATGGAACTTTTACCTCTAAGGCATATGATGACATAGTGAAAGAGTTAGTTGAAAAATTTGACATGGAGATTAACAAGGATAAGGTGAAAAATCGACAGAAGACACTGAAAAAGAATTTTCATGAATGCTATGACATATTTAAAGATGGATTGAGTGGTTTTGGATGGAATGATTCTTTAAATATGTGGATAGCTGAACCAGAAGTTTGGGAGCCACTCATAGCG TCTAAACCTGCAGCCAAGAAGTGGATGACAACACCTATACCTAATTACTCTAAGATGGCACAACTTTGGGCTAAAGATAGAGTAAAAGGTGATCATGCTGAAACTGCAAAGGAGAAACGTGCTAGGTATGCTGCATCTACCACTATTGATgagattgataatttgatatctcAAAATGAAGTTTCTTTGGAGAACTTTGAAGTGGAAAATGATCAGAGGTCACCAGAAATTAATGTTGCACGTTCTCGAGTGTCATCACAAGATGCAATGTCTtctaaaagcaagaaaagacgACTGGCAGAAGATGATGAACTCGGGAATGTAATTTCCCAATCATTTGATAATGTATCAAAGGCAATTGATAGGGCGACTGAGGTTATGGCAAAGTGCTTTTCAAAGTCATATGGAGCAGAAGTTCACACAATTTTGGGCATATTGGACTTAGATCCAATATCAAAGACTGAGGCCTACATATTTTTGATGGAAAATCCAACATATAAGGAGATGTTCCTTGGTTGCCCAGATCATGAGCGCAAATGTGTCTTATTGACACTGATGTCTAggtctaaaaatttaaaaaagtgtaGGATTTTTTGGCCAACCTGA
- the LOC115949911 gene encoding putative nuclease HARBI1 — MGPQVFQGLCDILRRDGDLQDTQRATVEEALDGIHVRVKVSNEDAPRYRGRKGYTTQNVLAACSFDLKFTYVLPGWEGTASDSRIIKNALTRNDNLKIPQGYMNRSRLIAPYRGVRYHLKEYSVRPPENAKELFNLRHASLRTAIERAFGVLKKRFPIIASTTEPNYCVDTQNEIILACCILHNYLMGVDLDESLIAEVDEEVLHFHRKRVAPTSGEDDEDARQGDIIRDSIALAMWQNYVQM; from the exons ATGGGTCCACAAGTTTTTCAaggtttgtgtgacattttgcGAAGAGATGGTGATCTTCAAGACACACAGCGTGCCACAGTTGAAGA GGCACTTGATGGAATACATGTTCGTGTCAAAGTGTCTAATGAGGATGCACCAAGATATCGGGGTAGGAAGGGCTACACAACACAAAATGTGTTGGCAGCATGctcatttgatttaaaattcacATATGTATTACCAGGTTGGGAAGGAACTGCTTCTGATTCAAGAATAATAAAGAATGCTTTAACTAGAAACGATAACTTAAAAATCCCACAAg GATACATGAATAGAAGTCGTTTGATTGCACCTTATAGGGGAGTGCGTTATCATTTAAAAGAGTACTCTGTTCGTCCCCCTGAAAATGCTAAAGAATTGTTTAATTTGCGACATGCATCATTGCGTACTGCTATTGAAAGAGCATTTGGTGTACTTAAAAAAAGATTTCCTATCATAGCAAGTACTACAGAGCCTAATTATTGTGTTGACAcacaaaatgaaattattttagcaTGTTGCATacttcataattatttaatggGTGTCGATCTTGATGAAAGTCTTATTGCTGAAGTTGATGAAGAGGTTTTGCATTTTCATCGTAAACGTGTGGCCCCTACTTCAGGAGAAGATGATGAGGATGCTAGGCAAGGAGATATTATAAGAGATTCTATAGCATTAGCCATGTGGCAAAACTATGTCCAAATGTGA